The region tcacaaacacacacgtattcacacaaacacacacacacatacgccatcatgaatgcaaaggttacgattatcatccaAACCAAAAACACTCAACACTCAAACACTCAATTACCCTCCTTACAAATGACTCAAGATGATTTGAATTAATTACAGTAGAACTGTGAAACTATACACTCATCCATTCCATTGAGAAGTCATCACTTTAGATGCCAAAACTGGAATAGCTTCAAGTCTGCAAAGACACTGATATGGAAGTTCTGACCCAAGTTGTTTGAAGAAGGTACACCATTGAGTGGGTAATTTTGGTAAATTATATCTTCTGTCAAAAACTGAGCATGAATAAAATAATGGTGACCTCCATTCAGACAAATCTCCACATAGCTTACCCACAACAGATGGTTCCAGGTCGATGAAAACAGCCCGTGGAACATGTTTGCCAGATCCAGTCTCGCTAAAGAAGGTGTTGAAGGAGTCATCACCGCCTCCAATGGTTTTATCACTGGGCATCTGACCATCAGGCTGGATACCGTGCTCTAGACAGTAGAGCTCCCAGCATGCATTGCCCATCTGGACTCCGGCTTGCCCGACATGAACTGAGATACATTCACGCTGAAATACGTATGACGAGAGATTATCAAAATACTAGACTGAAGAGTAAGGGGTGTGCGTTAGGTAAGGTTATCAAAATATTAGACTGAAGAGTAAGGGGTGTGCGTTAGGACTAATAGGCTTAGAATACAGCCAGTTATTAAGGAATACTGGGACATTGGCTTGTGTTGCTAGAACTTCACACCAACATAACTCTCCCTGGGTCCATCCTCCATCACCTTCCAGAAAAACAGTATCCAAGTTTTACAATGTTATGGATTATCCATGTCAAAGGAGATAACATAAGTGGTGTGGACGTTATATGGCCATTTGTTGTTGGGTCTCAACCATGAATAAAACATACTGTAGAGGTATATTATAGATTGGAGAAATGCAGTTGTAGACTTGTGAAATTTGAGTTGTAGGTAAGTACTATGTATTTTACAGGGTAACTTATCAATGTTATGAGCATTTATTATGTTCTTTTAATGGAATTTCAACAGTAACTTGACAGTCTCACTAGTGTTGCTCTGTGATTTAGTTAGCTTTCAACTAAATGATTGTATCAAAAGTTGTGTCAGGTTTTCACAAAACAAGCAACAAAAACTGTTCCTAACACTACACTTGAAGCCTTAAAAGGAAATGGAACTTATGTTAGCTTATATCACGTCATGAATAGGAACTGAGCATGTCACATCTTTCACCAGTTGGATCCTTGCATTCATTTTaatgggtgtgaagactcgcgcaaacaGAAACGTCTAataccggtaatctgacctagtttcgaatgaggtgtaacagaagtgttagacaccaccatcgatcccagaaaatacacacacagcttgctaccgtcggtaattagacactagtgtacagtcagtacataccgctgcggtcaatacccacagcacagtatacaaacgatacagcgatggacatctcaggtccagctcaagataacaattaaggtatcatgtttcattactgtctgcattttgtagggacacgaacaaaacgtttcttgcaagcaacagaaagttaacttttccagaTGGCTGCaaacggtttggggcgagtcttcaatgccttaagTGTAACTCAGATATGTGGAGTGTCGTTCTTATATAATATGAGAAAAACACCTGACTATTGTAATAGTGTAAAAATCTCTTACTTACATTAACTCATTAACTATAATAAGTTAGGAATGTGTAAATGTCtttctcaaaataatttcaGAGTGACAAAACAACTTTGGTGCTGTAAAATACCCAAATAAATTAATTGCAAAATCCGACCAGTTAATGAATGTACATGGTCCTGGGAACTACGATAGACAATTGACGCAAGTGCCTCATAATCACCGATTCACATAGTATTACAATAATATTGTGGCATAATATTATCTTAAAAACATCCACAATGTTGTATGCTATAGTATTACTTGGTACAgtatattatgataacaattatattttatttttattttacagtaCAATGGTATTGTATGCTAGCATGTGAATCGGCTGTGAGATACATAGTTGTTTCCCTATTtcaggcctagcctactttagTTTCATGGGCGGTCTGTATTTAATATGCGGAAGCTGGCTGATAACAGCCCCCTGATCATGCTAGCCTATGTTAGACAGTCCTTCGCGGGAGCCAGTTATTAATGCAACGTTACACTTTTATATGGGAGAAAACTTATTTGAATGTCTTGTGTTCCGAATTAGACATGATCCGATATTCCTGTGTTAAACAAACATGTAGCCAAcacacaatatgtatatatgcttcgGTACACAATATGTACGACATACTTATACACTTCTTTGTGTAAACGTTACACGTTATATACACGTCGCGCGCATTTAAACAGACCACACTGTATCACCACCGCTACTGCGTCACAACGTGCATTCAAGGTGTTTTGTCACAACTGAAAACGTTTTGACCGACTATACAACGTGCAAATGCAATATTTCTTGTGGCcttttatttctgataaagtcaaaatattcttcttttgtGAATTCTTGTAAATCCATGCCTACTTACCATATTGAAATTCTTCTTTTAAGCGAATCGTTGGGAATgatatagttaaaaaaaaactgagtcAAATTTCCAGTGACTTCGATGATGTTGAAGGTTAGAAAATTTGAAATCGAATATGATCTCTACGGCCGAGGTGGAATTAATTTATAGGTCGTCATTACGCTAGCTGTGATTGGTCAACTTCGACGTTCGTCAATTGGGCGCTGTCTGGGGGTCTCATAGAGGGTAAATCATATAGAATGCTTCAATTCTTCTTTATAATGGTAGCATAGTTAGAAGACAATTGGATCACaaataatatattgttttttttaaaggtcTCAAAAAGATGaactttgtattttgtttttaaaactgCTACAAACGTTTTCGTTAATAGCACGAAGCTACAGTTAATTTCCCTGTAAATCATTGGTACTTACATAATATGACCTTTGATTATTCACCGGTCACCGATAATGCATATGCAAATAAATGATGCAATACCAAACTTATTACTTTCACGGTACCAGTTTAGTGTGTTGTAATATTTTGGCGGGAGATTAAAATGTACATTACGAAGTTGACTAATATAGATACACCAGGTGGAGACAGATTCCcataaattatgtaacattTTCTGGCAGAGGCTTTTTACATCTTGGTATAAAATGTTTTGTCCTAGATAATACCTGTGTGTATGTACGATATTTGTTGTACTATCACTGTGGACAAAAGCATGTGACATTTTTCTTTGGAAAGTTTTCAAAGATAATTTCATATCCATTAAACTATAAACAGATAGAGACCAAACTTGGAATTAGCACTGTAAGAACTTGTgttaaatttgaacaaatttgcataacattttgttttcagttaGTACAACCACAGAAGTGGTTAGGAGTGTAAATTCATGGAAAGTAAAACTTTTCAGGGTTTCTCCAGAGCAAAAGGCTTTTGCCCCATCTTTACTAATGGAAGGAATATCCTTGAAGTAGCACAAAAAATTAACCAATATAAGATAGGCATAGAATAACGACTGAATAGGGTAACAAGTACATTTTCTGTGGGATGAACTGATTCACCACTAGTCAGCCAAAATATCAATTAGTGTATGGTTGTTGAATGAAGTGAGCAGCAAAGCATGAAGTTAGCTTTTTGTACAAAAGTGACAAATACAGACctcacaaaaataaataaatgtaaacgattaaaacaaattaaacaaaatatattgaaacatGCAAACATTTTCCTGATCATATGTTTAATGTCATGGTTTCATGCAGAACACTCTACActtatgaaaaagaaattaacaaatatttttattaaactaAATTAATATCTGTTGGATTCTACAGTGAACAGTGTACGCTGCCCTGCTAATAGATTTAATCATGTATGTACTAAACAAAAATAGAGTAGACTGAAGCTAATAATATCCTCCCCTTTAAGTTTGCAATAAATTTGAGACATTTGCTGGAATATTTTGTGTGGGTTTTTCATTTTATACGGAACAAAAATGTAGGTAAAATAGTTGTTGTTGTAGTATACTGATATCAACTCAGAGACTAACACTTATTTTTGTCAACCAATTATTAAACATACGTTCAAACCAACATTTCAACCCATTGTTAGAGCTCTATCAGTTACAAGGTAATTTCGACAGCCAATCTTCAGCGTAACACAATTTTAATCATAGGTAATGACAGACATGTACTGTATTGTTGACAAATGAACAATTTTGAGATGTCATTATAAATTTAGCATAATCGAGTTCAAATTGAAGGAATGGGTGATTGCAGCATAGGTAATCTAGTATTCATGATTCAGTATATTGCTAATAACTATTTTTTTAATACTcgtctccttcctcctcttctccTTCAGCGTCAACCGAGTCGACTCCAACCTCTTCGTAATCCTTCTCCAGAGCAGCAAGATCCTCACGAGCCTCAGAGAACTCTCCCTCCTCCATACCCTCACCCACATACCAGTGGACAAAAGCACGCTTGGCGTACATCAGATCAAACTTATGATCAAGACGAGCCCAGGCCTCAGCAATGGCGGTGGTGTTGCTCAACATACAGACTGCACGCTGGACCTTGGCAAGGTCACCACCTGGTACCACTGTTGGTGGTTGGTAGTTGATACCAACTTTGAAACCTGTTGGGCACCAGTCAACAAACTGGATGGTACGTTTGGTCTTGATGGTAGCAACGGCAGCGTTGACATCTTTGGGTACGACATCACCACGGAAAAGGAGGCAGCAGGCCATGTACTTGCCATGACGGGGATCACACTTCACCATCTGGTTGGCGGGCTCAAAGCAAGCATTGGTAATCTCAGCTACAGTAAGCTGTTCATGGTAGGCCTTCTCTGCAGAGATGACAGGGGCGTAGGTGGCCAGAGGGAAATGAATACGAGGGTAGGGTACCAGGTTGGTCTGGAATTCTGTCAAATCCACATTAAGAGCACCATCAAACCGGAGGGATGCAGTGATGGAAGAGACAATTTGTCCCATAAgccgatttaaattggtataggTTGGTCTTTCAATGTCCAGATTACGACGGCATATATCATAAACTGCTTCATTGTCTACCATGAAGGCACAGTCAGAGTGCTCCAGGGTAGTATGGGTGGTCAGGATGGAGTTATATGGCTCCACCACAGCAGTGGAGACCTGTGGGGCAGGATAGATGGCAAACTCCAGCTTGGACTTCTTACCGTAGTCGACAGACAGACGCTCCATGAGGAGGGAGGAGAAACCAGATCCAGTACCACCACCAAAGCTGTGGAAGATTAGGAACCCTTGAAGACCGGTACACTGGTCAGCCAGTTTCCTTGTCCTATCCAACACCAGGTCAATGATTTCCTTACCAACAGTGTAATGACCACGGGCGTAGTTATTGGCGGCGTCCTCCTTGCCAGTCACCAACTGTTCAGGGTGGAAGAGCTGGCGGTAGGTACCAGTTCGAACTTCATCTGTGGATAGGAAGGAAAAATTAAAAGCCTTGTGAAAAGTTGCTACTTATAgttcattatatatattgaagataTCTCAGTTTCAATGTTCCCTACACAGACTTGCCAACCATCAGCAAAAATGATACCACAGAGGACCACTATGGTTTGTCTGGCAAATGCTGTTTCGTTTTTTGTAGTGGCTGGGTTAACTTGTGCTTAAAAACATTTTCTCTATGTTGCTTTGGTTTTGATATATaacatagatctatatatatgaattttgtATTGCAATGTTGCCTCTCTCTGACCAAGCCACAAATCTACAGCATGGGATTATAAGTTACAATTAACATATCTGACCCCTCCAGCTGACACTTTAATCCATTTCAGTTTATACAATTAATTATACAATTAATTCTATCCCACATATTTAATTTGATTACTTTATAAaacatttgtattttatatgtgTGCTTTGACTGCAATAAAGGGTATAAGTTTCTGTCAAACATAGGCCTGTATCATAAACAGCATACCTTGAGGGCGAGTAGTAGGAAAAACCACTCTCAGtgccaggggtgggggggggggggtcacatCACAATCGACATCCATAACAGTCAATGCTTTTAACTCCCTTCAATTTTAACTCAAAAGTTTACTTGCCTTCTCCGATATTGACAAATGCAATATAGCATACAAGGGTTGTTTGCAATTTTGTCACATCTTtaaaacatgtatgtatgaCAAAGATCATAGCAGAACATGACCTATCACTGAGCTTACCTACAACAGTTGGTTCCAGATCTACAAAGACTGCCCTGGGGACATGTTTTCCAGCTCCAGTCTCACTGAAAAAGGTGTtgaaggaatcatcaccacctCCAATGGTTTTATCACTGGGCATCTGACCATCAGGCTGGATACCATGCTCCAGACAATAGAGTTCCCAGCATGCATTGCCAATCTGGACTCCAGCTTGCCCGACGTGGATAGAGATACATTCACGCTAAAAAGGAATACAGTACCATAAAGTGTATGAAGTACAAAGTTCTCAGTAAGATTGTTAAAATGGAAGTAAAAAGATATACTTTCTTGACAAAGAAGTGCCTATTAGACATACAAAGCAAACTGGAGATGTTTTCAAGTATAATTTAGAGTATTTGTGTGCACATCTGTCAATCATTACAA is a window of Apostichopus japonicus isolate 1M-3 chromosome 21, ASM3797524v1, whole genome shotgun sequence DNA encoding:
- the LOC139962424 gene encoding tubulin alpha-1 chain-like gives rise to the protein MCIVTTLLPYRLQNINALRLQHYHQVDQRDGNLREKLLRTTFETSRSCIKMRECISIHVGQAGVQIGNACWELYCLEHGIQPDGQMPSDKTIGGGDDSFNTFFSETGAGKHVPRAVFVDLEPTVVDEVRTGTYRQLFHPEQLVTGKEDAANNYARGHYTVGKEIIDLVLDRTRKLADQCTGLQGFLIFHSFGGGTGSGFSSLLMERLSVDYGKKSKLEFAIYPAPQVSTAVVEPYNSILTTHTTLEHSDCAFMVDNEAVYDICRRNLDIERPTYTNLNRLMGQIVSSITASLRFDGALNVDLTEFQTNLVPYPRIHFPLATYAPVISAEKAYHEQLTVAEITNACFEPANQMVKCDPRHGKYMACCLLFRGDVVPKDVNAAVATIKTKRTIQFVDWCPTGFKVGINYQPPTVVPGGDLAKVQRAVCMLSNTTAIAEAWARLDHKFDLMYAKRAFVHWYVGEGMEEGEFSEAREDLAALEKDYEEVGVDSVDAEGEEEEGDEY